The following are encoded in a window of Novosphingobium sp. THN1 genomic DNA:
- a CDS encoding ketosteroid isomerase-related protein has protein sequence MTSPAARTDAIALLARYYAAFNAGHWEGMLECLSDDVAHDINQGERVVGKAAFAQFLGHMERCYKERLEDIVLMASEDGTRAAAEFVVHGQYLATDEGLPEANGQTYVLPAGAFLAIEGGKITRLTMYYNLADWTKQVVGS, from the coding sequence ATGACCAGTCCTGCTGCCCGAACTGACGCGATTGCCCTGCTCGCCCGCTATTACGCCGCGTTCAATGCGGGGCACTGGGAGGGCATGCTGGAATGCCTGAGTGATGATGTGGCGCATGACATCAATCAGGGGGAGCGGGTTGTCGGCAAGGCGGCATTTGCGCAATTCCTGGGCCATATGGAGCGGTGCTACAAGGAGCGTCTGGAAGACATCGTGCTGATGGCCAGCGAGGACGGCACGCGGGCCGCGGCGGAGTTCGTGGTGCATGGGCAATACCTCGCGACCGACGAGGGCCTGCCAGAGGCAAACGGGCAGACTTACGTGCTGCCGGCGGGGGCATTTCTGGCGATCGAAGGCGGGAAGATCACTCGGCTGACGATGTACTACAACCTTGCCGACTGGACGAAGCAGGTGGTGGGAAGTTGA
- the purC gene encoding phosphoribosylaminoimidazolesuccinocarboxamide synthase: protein MSRRRQIYEGKAKILYEGPEPGTIIQYFKDDATAFNAQKRGTINGKGVINNRISEYVFTRLAHIGIPTHFIRRLNMREQLVRQAEIIPIEVVVRNIAAGSISKRLGIEEGEPLPHTLIEYYYKDDALGDPMIAEEHIACFGWASNEEMQDISSMAIRVNDFLCGMFAAINISLVDFKLEFGRIWDGDYSRVILADEISPDGCRLWDMTTGEKLDKDRFRRDLGGEEEAYQEVARRLGLLENDGGPSEVFDLGAHRKLRGKK from the coding sequence ATGTCCCGTCGCCGCCAGATCTACGAAGGCAAGGCCAAGATCCTTTATGAAGGCCCCGAACCGGGCACGATCATCCAGTATTTCAAGGATGATGCCACCGCCTTCAACGCGCAGAAGCGCGGCACGATCAACGGCAAGGGCGTGATCAACAACCGCATCAGCGAGTACGTGTTCACGCGCCTCGCCCACATCGGCATCCCAACCCACTTCATCCGCCGCCTCAACATGCGCGAACAGCTCGTGCGCCAGGCAGAGATCATTCCGATCGAAGTGGTCGTGCGCAACATCGCCGCAGGCTCCATCTCCAAGCGCCTTGGCATCGAAGAGGGTGAGCCGCTGCCGCACACCCTGATCGAATACTATTACAAGGACGATGCGCTGGGCGATCCGATGATCGCCGAAGAACACATCGCCTGCTTCGGCTGGGCATCGAACGAGGAAATGCAGGACATCTCCTCGATGGCCATCCGCGTGAACGATTTCCTCTGCGGCATGTTCGCGGCGATCAACATCAGCCTCGTCGATTTCAAGCTCGAATTCGGCCGCATCTGGGATGGCGATTACAGCCGCGTGATCCTCGCTGACGAAATCAGCCCCGACGGCTGCCGCCTCTGGGACATGACCACCGGCGAAAAGCTCGACAAGGACCGCTTCCGCCGCGACCTCGGCGGCGAAGAGGAAGCCTACCAGGAAGTCGCCCGCCGCCTCGGCCTGCTCGAAAACGACGGCGGCCCCAGCGAAGTCTTCGACTTGGGCGCCCACCGCAAGCTGCGCGGCAAGAAGTAA